Genomic segment of candidate division WOR-3 bacterium:
TTTAAGAACTGGGGTAGAGTTCTCAGAATAAGTTCTGGTCCAATCCCTGAAGGGTCACCTATCGTCACTGCAATCTTCATAATATTCAGCCACCTCATTTTTCTTCACATTTCCCTGTGGAATCTTCAAAACCCTATATTTTTTAATACCCTTTATAGTCTCTATTGCAATCACATCTCCAACCTCTAACTCTTTTGAAGGTTTTGCAATCACCCCATTCACCCTTACCAATTCTTTATCACATATTTCCTTCGCCGCAGACCTCTGTTTGATAATCAGGGTCTTTTTTAAAAAAAGATCAAGCCTCATACACAAAGATTATAGGATAAAAATATTAAAAGTCAATATATATTGACTTTGTGATATTTTTCGTTATAATCATTATCCATAAAAAGGAGTGATAAAATGAAGGAATATAAAAATTTTATAAATGGCAAATTTGTTGATTCAAAATCAGGTAAGACATTTGAAAATAGAAATCCCGCAAACTGGGATGAAGTTATTGGTATCTTTCCAAAATCAAATGCTGAAGATTTGAATATGGCAATAGAGGCAGCAAAAAAGGCATATCCAAAATGGCGCGCAATCCCATTACCAAAGAAGGCAGAAATTATGCGCCGCGCCGCCGAGATTATGATTTCAAAGAAAGAAGAGGCAGCAAGGCTCATGACCAGGGAAATGGGTAAAGTGATAAAAGAAACAAGGGGTGATTACCAGGAAGGGATTGATACTGCTTTATATGCTGCAGGACAGGGCAGGAGATATTTTGGTTATGCAGTTCCTTCAGAATTGCCCAATAAAATTGCCTTTACCCGACGTGATCCACTCGGTGTGTGGGGACTTATCACACCCTGGAATTTTCCAGTTGCCATTCCTTCATGGAAGATATTCCCCTGTATTTTAAGTGGCAATACGGCAATCATTAAACCTGCAACCGATACCCCTGCATCTGCAGGAGAACTCGTCCAGGTACTTTATGAAGCAGGATTACCTGAAGGCGTATTGAATATTATCTATGGCGGTGGTGGAGAAATCGGTGAAGCAATGTTAAGCCATCCGGACATTGTTGGAATATCATTCACCGGTTCATCCGATATTGGAAGAAGGATAGGTGAAGTTTGCGGGAAGACACTAAAGAGATGCTCACTTGAACTCGGTGGCAAGAATGGGCAGGTTGTGCTTGCGGATGCAAACTTAGAACTCGCCTTGGACGGAGTTTTATGGGGCGCATTTGGTACAACAGGTCAGAGATGCACCGCAACATCAAGATTGATACTTGAAGAACCCATTTATAACAAATTCTGCGAAATGCTAAAAGCGCGGGTCGAAAAATTGAAACTTGGCAATGGTCTGGATGAAACGGTTGATGTAGGTCCCCTTGTCAATAAAGGACAGAGAGATACCGTTGCTATGTATGTTGATATTGGCAAAAAAGAAGGTGCAAAATTGTTGACTGGTGGAGAGCCATATACTGAAGGTGAATGTGCAAAAGGATGGTTCTATAGACCAACAGTATTTATTGATGTTCTGCCCACAATGAGGATTGCCCAGGAAGAGATATTTGGACCGGTTCTTTCGGTAATAAAAGCAAAGAATTTTGAAGAGGCGATAAAGATATTGAATGGCACGACCTATGGACTCTCTTCAAGTATTTATACTAACGACCTGAATAAAGCCCAGAAGGCAGCAGAACTTGCTGAAACAGGAATTGTTTATATCAATGCTCCAACAATTGGGGCAGAATGCCATCTACCATTTGGTGGTATGAAGAATACAGGAAATGGACATCGTGAAGGCGGTTGGACCGCTTATGAAATATTTACCGAGGTAAAGACCGTTTATATTGACTACTCAGGAACTTTACAAAGGGCGCAGATAGATACTTGGAATGAGTAAATGCCTAAAAGTCCAAAAAACCTAAATACCTAAAAAATTATGAAGAAACCAAAAATAATTACTGAATTACCCGGTCCAAAGGCACGGGAGTTTCTAAGAAGGGATTCAAAATTTATATCGCCTTCTTATACAAGGGCCTATCCTGCGGTGATTGAAAAAGGTAGTGGAGTATGGGTTACGGATGTTGATGGGAATGAATTCCTTGATTTTTCTTCAGGAATAGCAGTCCTTGCTACAGGTCATTGCCATCCTGAGATTGTAAAGGCAATCAAAGAGCAATCAGAAAAATTGCTCCATATGTCCGGCACTGATTTTTATTATCCGTATCAGATTGAGCTTGCAGAAAAACTTGCTGAGATTATACCCGGTGGAAA
This window contains:
- a CDS encoding S4 domain-containing protein encodes the protein MRLDLFLKKTLIIKQRSAAKEICDKELVRVNGVIAKPSKELEVGDVIAIETIKGIKKYRVLKIPQGNVKKNEVAEYYEDCSDDR
- a CDS encoding aldehyde dehydrogenase family protein — its product is MKEYKNFINGKFVDSKSGKTFENRNPANWDEVIGIFPKSNAEDLNMAIEAAKKAYPKWRAIPLPKKAEIMRRAAEIMISKKEEAARLMTREMGKVIKETRGDYQEGIDTALYAAGQGRRYFGYAVPSELPNKIAFTRRDPLGVWGLITPWNFPVAIPSWKIFPCILSGNTAIIKPATDTPASAGELVQVLYEAGLPEGVLNIIYGGGGEIGEAMLSHPDIVGISFTGSSDIGRRIGEVCGKTLKRCSLELGGKNGQVVLADANLELALDGVLWGAFGTTGQRCTATSRLILEEPIYNKFCEMLKARVEKLKLGNGLDETVDVGPLVNKGQRDTVAMYVDIGKKEGAKLLTGGEPYTEGECAKGWFYRPTVFIDVLPTMRIAQEEIFGPVLSVIKAKNFEEAIKILNGTTYGLSSSIYTNDLNKAQKAAELAETGIVYINAPTIGAECHLPFGGMKNTGNGHREGGWTAYEIFTEVKTVYIDYSGTLQRAQIDTWNE